One genomic region from Thermomicrobium sp. 4228-Ro encodes:
- a CDS encoding zinc-ribbon domain-containing protein, whose translation MMHCLSCGQELAAGTRFCPACGHQVERSSSPETGQPAVRLEGSPTESLAGRSSETERADRDASLAAAAADPRPPSTGLTAPGHSTVVPGPVVTRPSRRTVRLLGVLSGILALALLAGGVLAYVELDRRADREATLRGQVASLTQANLDFQAQVDSLTGERDALAAERDRLLARVDELERTNADQEKRIQELTSQVQEQSRQLSQAREEATRKQQLAEAATGVSVILSQVVAIDDEIHAEFGRFFEAVIEMQDAYYQRNSLAFESAARRADQSAQRLEQLFAQREQLLAQLGY comes from the coding sequence ATGATGCACTGTCTCTCCTGCGGGCAGGAACTGGCTGCCGGCACGCGCTTCTGCCCAGCGTGTGGCCACCAGGTCGAGCGGTCGTCGTCGCCGGAGACTGGGCAGCCGGCAGTCCGGCTCGAGGGTTCGCCGACGGAGTCGCTGGCCGGGCGGAGCAGCGAGACAGAGCGAGCCGATCGTGACGCCTCGCTGGCCGCTGCGGCAGCCGACCCGCGTCCGCCGAGCACCGGCCTCACCGCTCCCGGGCACTCGACCGTGGTACCCGGGCCGGTCGTGACTCGGCCGTCTCGCCGGACCGTTCGGCTCCTCGGAGTGCTCAGTGGGATCCTCGCGCTCGCTCTCTTGGCCGGCGGTGTCCTGGCATACGTGGAACTCGATCGACGGGCTGACCGCGAGGCGACGCTCCGGGGGCAAGTTGCGAGCCTGACCCAGGCCAACCTGGACTTCCAGGCGCAGGTCGACTCGCTCACCGGCGAGCGCGATGCGCTCGCGGCCGAGCGGGACCGCTTGCTCGCCCGCGTCGACGAGTTGGAAAGGACGAACGCTGACCAGGAAAAGCGGATCCAGGAACTCACGAGCCAGGTGCAGGAACAGAGCCGCCAGCTCAGCCAGGCACGCGAAGAGGCGACGCGGAAGCAGCAACTCGCTGAGGCTGCGACCGGCGTGAGTGTCATTCTCTCCCAGGTCGTCGCGATCGACGACGAGATCCACGCCGAGTTCGGCCGCTTCTTCGAGGCGGTGATCGAGATGCAGGACGCCTACTACCAGCGCAACAGCCTGGCGTTCGAGAGTGCGGCGCGTCGTGCTGACCAGAGTGCCCAACGCCTCGAACAGCTCTTCGCCCAGCGCGAGCAGCTCCTGGCGCAGCTCGGGTACTAG
- a CDS encoding polysaccharide deacetylase family protein yields the protein MARRVLVSVHDVAPAWVEEVRWLLRELDTIGARPRSLLVIPCHNGRDDLRRCPELVELLQVEVANGSEVVLHGYTHARAGRWRGDPLTVARAALFAREVAEFASLEWPEQRARLIAGREILAACGLETTGFCPPGWLHTAELPGLLAELGFAYLVEMLFLVDVRDQRRLPTPWTGFMGTPWLHEGLAQLGARLLAPWRARARTISVFFHPQGAPDSPVCRRALRELARELERGGEPSTYGAAIALP from the coding sequence ATGGCCCGTCGGGTACTCGTCTCGGTACACGATGTCGCACCAGCCTGGGTCGAGGAAGTCCGCTGGCTGCTCCGCGAACTCGATACGATCGGCGCGCGCCCGCGGAGCCTCCTGGTGATCCCCTGCCACAACGGCCGGGACGATCTGCGCCGCTGCCCCGAGTTGGTCGAGTTACTGCAGGTGGAGGTCGCGAACGGTTCGGAGGTCGTGCTCCACGGCTACACGCACGCTCGAGCCGGGCGCTGGCGGGGCGACCCGCTCACCGTGGCACGCGCGGCGCTCTTCGCGCGCGAGGTGGCCGAGTTCGCCAGCCTGGAGTGGCCGGAGCAACGGGCTCGGCTGATCGCTGGGCGCGAGATCCTGGCCGCGTGTGGGTTGGAGACGACTGGCTTCTGTCCACCGGGGTGGCTCCATACCGCGGAACTGCCAGGCTTGCTCGCGGAACTCGGCTTCGCCTACCTGGTCGAGATGCTCTTCCTCGTCGATGTCCGCGACCAGCGCCGTCTGCCGACCCCCTGGACGGGCTTCATGGGAACCCCCTGGCTGCACGAGGGGCTCGCGCAGCTCGGCGCCCGGCTTCTCGCTCCCTGGCGGGCACGAGCCCGGACGATCTCCGTCTTCTTCCATCCACAGGGAGCACCCGATTCACCGGTCTGCCGACGAGCCTTACGCGAACTGGCACGCGAGCTGGAACGGGGAGGCGAACCGTCGACCTATGGAGCAGCGATCGCACTGCCCTGA
- a CDS encoding DsbA family protein, whose translation MSTSQSLPPKAGMQSARGGMPRRVQRKLEADRRARRRRLLFITVPVVLALVAAGIGIWLSQRSTEQVAAVQMPDVSKYTSVPRDGRMLGDPNAPVHVIEWGDYQCPACRAFEQRFFPTVLEQYIATGKVRWEFRDFAFIGPESTRAAEAAYCALDQGKFWEFHAALYANQKGENVGSFSDRRLEEIARVVGLDVDAFRSCLRDGTHKDDVQQMVREAQSLGVRATPSFSVNGSAPFTISSLADLTSRIEEALP comes from the coding sequence ATGTCGACATCGCAGAGCTTGCCACCGAAGGCCGGAATGCAGTCCGCGCGGGGAGGCATGCCGCGCCGGGTGCAGCGCAAGCTGGAAGCCGACCGGCGGGCTCGCCGGCGTCGCCTCCTCTTCATCACGGTTCCGGTCGTCCTCGCCTTGGTCGCTGCGGGGATCGGGATCTGGCTCAGCCAGCGCAGTACTGAGCAGGTCGCGGCCGTCCAGATGCCGGACGTCTCTAAGTACACGAGTGTCCCGCGTGACGGTCGCATGCTCGGTGACCCCAATGCACCCGTTCACGTGATCGAATGGGGTGACTACCAGTGCCCAGCCTGCCGAGCCTTCGAGCAGCGCTTCTTCCCGACCGTGCTCGAGCAGTACATCGCGACCGGTAAGGTGCGCTGGGAGTTCCGCGACTTCGCCTTCATCGGACCGGAATCGACCCGGGCGGCTGAGGCAGCCTATTGCGCGCTCGACCAGGGGAAGTTCTGGGAGTTCCACGCAGCGCTCTACGCCAACCAGAAGGGTGAGAATGTCGGCTCGTTCAGCGACCGGCGACTCGAGGAGATCGCCCGGGTCGTCGGGCTGGACGTGGACGCCTTCCGGAGCTGTCTCCGTGACGGCACGCACAAGGACGACGTCCAGCAGATGGTTCGCGAAGCCCAGTCGCTCGGTGTGCGCGCCACACCGTCCTTCAGCGTGAACGGGAGCGCACCCTTCACGATCTCCAGCCTGGCCGATCTCACGAGCCGGATCGAGGAGGCGCTCCCGTGA
- a CDS encoding peptidase domain-containing protein, translating into MMRRWFVLVVTLAVLVAGSVSPLAVGAAPQPGLNVAFWRTWARADRPVAEGRAARTWMWGPAPITNVLVEEYDEATDLEGTPAGMRFVQYFDKTRMEVTDLAGDPVNPWYVTNGLLAKELITGQLQVGHNRFRQGPPAQVPVAGDLDDPNAPTYATFAPLMRYQPLPVGMAIIQTVDRNGTVGADQSLARFGVTAAVLVAETNHTVASVFWDFMNARGTVYADGAFRDDRLFENPFYATGLPLTEAYWTTVLVAGVPKRVLVQVFERRVLTYTPDNPPGWRVEAGNVGLHYYQWRYRQLGQQPITWPFARPEEVSYYDAMYLTLVGLIHNYGPLGALLRYPALDSPSWRADVERRLIFLQDCARAMREAAPPPTLSGFHSQLMAGLNLVEQGAARIRRGLDTRDPLLLLQGLEDLGRGLEAIGAALDALPLRHEGTVTLEEGKVVA; encoded by the coding sequence ATGATGCGGCGGTGGTTCGTTCTGGTGGTGACGCTCGCTGTCCTCGTGGCTGGATCGGTGTCCCCGCTCGCAGTCGGTGCGGCGCCACAGCCTGGTCTCAATGTGGCCTTCTGGCGTACCTGGGCGCGGGCCGATCGGCCGGTCGCCGAAGGACGTGCTGCCCGCACCTGGATGTGGGGACCGGCGCCGATCACGAACGTGCTGGTCGAGGAGTACGACGAGGCGACCGACCTCGAAGGCACCCCCGCCGGGATGCGCTTCGTCCAGTACTTCGACAAGACGCGGATGGAGGTGACCGATCTCGCTGGCGATCCGGTCAATCCGTGGTACGTCACCAACGGTCTCTTGGCCAAGGAGCTGATCACCGGGCAGCTCCAGGTCGGCCACAACCGATTCCGGCAAGGACCGCCGGCGCAGGTACCGGTCGCCGGTGACCTCGACGACCCCAACGCACCGACCTACGCGACCTTCGCGCCGCTGATGCGCTACCAGCCGTTGCCCGTCGGCATGGCGATCATCCAGACAGTCGACCGCAACGGCACCGTCGGAGCCGATCAGTCGCTGGCCCGCTTCGGGGTGACTGCCGCTGTGCTGGTCGCGGAGACGAACCACACGGTGGCCAGTGTCTTCTGGGACTTCATGAACGCGCGCGGCACGGTGTATGCCGACGGTGCTTTCCGCGACGACCGGCTGTTCGAGAACCCGTTCTACGCGACCGGCCTACCGCTGACCGAGGCCTACTGGACGACTGTCCTGGTCGCGGGCGTTCCCAAGCGGGTGCTGGTGCAGGTCTTCGAACGGCGCGTCCTCACCTACACGCCGGATAACCCGCCCGGCTGGCGCGTCGAGGCGGGCAACGTCGGGCTCCACTACTACCAGTGGCGGTACCGGCAACTCGGGCAGCAGCCGATCACCTGGCCGTTCGCCCGTCCCGAGGAGGTGAGCTATTACGACGCCATGTATCTCACGCTGGTCGGCTTGATTCACAACTACGGACCGCTCGGCGCCTTGCTCCGGTACCCAGCGCTCGACAGCCCGAGCTGGCGCGCCGACGTCGAGCGTCGCCTGATCTTCCTCCAAGACTGTGCGCGCGCGATGCGCGAGGCAGCGCCGCCACCGACGCTCTCCGGTTTCCATTCCCAGCTCATGGCTGGCTTGAACCTGGTCGAGCAGGGGGCAGCGCGCATCCGCCGGGGACTCGATACGCGCGACCCGTTGCTGCTGCTGCAAGGGCTCGAGGATCTGGGGCGCGGGCTGGAGGCGATCGGCGCGGCACTCGATGCGTTACCGCTCCGGCATGAGGGAACCGTCACGCTCGAGGAAGGGAAGGTCGTCGCATGA
- a CDS encoding glycosyltransferase family 2 protein, whose protein sequence is MEQRSHCPELSIVIPARNEAATIERALVSVLHQAWPLERLEVIVVDNGSTDGTAAVVCRFAHAHPELQLQVVHEPRPGVSRAWNRGARVARGKVLLFLDADSRLAPTMVPAVLAHLHRGEAAVSLRVVADSNDPLDRAFFFLATWMKERVRVPTQLCAVRRDVFWAVGGFDERLRVAEDYDLLRRISAAGYRVGFVTESVVLTSTRRLHRWPLRIGLLVTALHWLLALVGIGRDWPY, encoded by the coding sequence ATGGAGCAGCGATCGCACTGCCCTGAGTTGAGCATCGTCATCCCGGCTCGCAACGAGGCGGCGACGATCGAGCGCGCGCTGGTCTCGGTCCTGCACCAGGCCTGGCCGCTCGAACGGCTCGAGGTCATCGTCGTCGATAACGGTTCGACCGATGGTACTGCTGCCGTCGTGTGTCGCTTCGCGCACGCGCATCCCGAACTGCAGCTCCAGGTCGTGCACGAGCCGCGTCCCGGCGTGAGCCGGGCATGGAACCGCGGTGCACGGGTCGCGCGCGGGAAAGTCCTCCTGTTTCTCGATGCGGATTCGCGCCTCGCACCGACGATGGTGCCGGCCGTCCTGGCCCACCTGCATCGCGGCGAGGCCGCGGTGAGCCTCCGCGTGGTCGCAGACTCGAACGACCCGCTCGACCGTGCCTTCTTTTTCCTGGCGACCTGGATGAAGGAGCGGGTGCGCGTCCCGACGCAGCTCTGTGCAGTGCGCCGCGACGTCTTCTGGGCAGTGGGCGGCTTCGACGAGCGCCTGCGGGTCGCTGAGGACTACGATCTCCTGCGCCGAATCAGTGCAGCAGGGTATCGGGTCGGCTTCGTGACCGAGAGCGTCGTCCTGACTTCGACCCGACGCCTCCACCGTTGGCCGCTGCGGATCGGTCTCCTCGTCACCGCGCTGCACTGGCTGCTCGCACTGGTCGGTATCGGCCGGGACTGGCCGTACTGA
- a CDS encoding YkoP family protein: MKAFPWWLIRLGRAGGGRAIGLLAVWLGWERLTDLLWRPRPVRPGGFFRYRIVRYRGPVAVLADGTRVKPGDLVVELHFDNRRLLALSLAGAQLPWDLLRLARLDLAELACRIARGELGEVQALVGITLFARAGRRLGFEVHPLPPTWYHRLQRFFFVGLIAIYHPLGWQMADRYRERAWPGRAWMSRTALLARYGAGC, from the coding sequence TTGAAAGCGTTTCCCTGGTGGCTGATCCGGCTCGGCCGCGCAGGCGGCGGCCGGGCGATCGGGCTGCTCGCCGTCTGGCTGGGCTGGGAACGCTTGACGGATCTCCTCTGGCGACCGCGCCCCGTACGCCCAGGCGGGTTCTTCCGCTACCGGATCGTCCGCTACCGGGGCCCGGTGGCAGTGCTGGCCGATGGGACTCGGGTGAAGCCAGGTGACCTGGTGGTCGAACTCCACTTCGACAATCGCCGGCTCCTGGCGCTCTCGCTCGCGGGCGCGCAGCTCCCCTGGGATCTCCTGCGTCTGGCACGCCTGGATCTGGCTGAACTCGCCTGCCGTATCGCGCGCGGCGAACTCGGCGAGGTACAGGCACTGGTCGGGATCACGCTCTTCGCACGGGCCGGGAGGCGGCTGGGCTTCGAGGTGCATCCGCTGCCGCCGACCTGGTACCACCGCTTGCAGCGCTTCTTCTTCGTCGGCTTGATCGCCATTTACCATCCGCTCGGCTGGCAGATGGCCGATCGGTACCGCGAGCGGGCCTGGCCAGGACGCGCCTGGATGAGTCGGACGGCGTTGCTCGCCCGTTACGGTGCGGGCTGCTGA
- a CDS encoding vitamin K epoxide reductase family protein, which yields MLDRAEQSVRQDRGIPIALLGLGMYLVLLALGIARWRWWQQRELLTSVAMGIALAGTLYSAYLTYLELFVIHAICQWCVTSASLVTALLLVEGWGLRRLLRGAAHETIHATPGARSRRQQPAP from the coding sequence TTGCTCGACCGTGCAGAACAGTCCGTACGCCAAGATCGGGGGATCCCGATCGCGCTGCTCGGCCTCGGGATGTATCTCGTCCTCCTGGCACTCGGCATCGCCCGTTGGCGCTGGTGGCAGCAACGCGAGCTGCTGACGAGCGTCGCGATGGGTATCGCACTGGCTGGCACGCTCTACTCGGCCTACCTCACGTACCTGGAACTCTTCGTCATCCACGCCATCTGCCAGTGGTGCGTCACCAGCGCCAGCCTGGTCACTGCACTCCTCCTCGTCGAAGGCTGGGGGCTGCGTCGGCTCTTGCGTGGTGCGGCGCACGAGACGATCCATGCAACGCCGGGAGCGCGCTCGCGCCGTCAGCAGCCCGCACCGTAA
- a CDS encoding dipeptidase: protein MDELVQRCDAYLAEHEAEHLEALQDLLRIPSVSALPQHQADVQRAAEWVAARLRALGVPDVRLLETERNPIVFGHWPVDPSLPTALVYGHYDVQPPDPLELWQTPPFEPTLRDGRLSARGASDDKGNLFAALCGIEALVRIIGHPPINLKFFFEGEEEIGSPSMAAAIRQYRELLACDVVISADGGMYGHDQPSLTLSSKGICACQVDLRTAATDMHSGQYGAVIANAVQTLVQLAATFHTPDGRVAVAGFYDKVRELSPEERAEIAAVPFDPEEILANVGAKAFWGEPGYTPLERAWARPTLDLNGFWGGFQGEGIKTVTPCEAHLKITCRLVPDQDPDEILDLIERHVQAHCPPWAEVRVTRFPGSARPFAIRRDHPALAAARAVLRELYGKEPLMIRVGGTIPVAEVFQRELGADMLFFAWGMPDNRVHAPNESYRIEDFRTMARAYVRLLPRLAETTRAKAAR from the coding sequence ATGGACGAGCTGGTTCAGCGCTGCGATGCGTATCTGGCCGAGCACGAAGCGGAGCACCTCGAGGCGCTGCAGGATCTCCTGCGGATTCCCAGCGTGAGCGCACTGCCGCAACATCAGGCGGACGTCCAGCGGGCAGCTGAATGGGTCGCAGCCCGGCTGCGGGCACTCGGTGTTCCCGACGTGCGCTTGCTCGAAACGGAGCGGAACCCGATCGTCTTCGGACATTGGCCGGTCGATCCCTCCCTCCCCACCGCACTGGTCTACGGGCACTACGACGTGCAGCCACCCGACCCGCTGGAGCTCTGGCAGACACCGCCCTTCGAGCCGACGTTGCGCGACGGTCGCCTCTCTGCCCGCGGCGCTTCGGACGACAAGGGCAACCTGTTCGCGGCACTCTGCGGGATCGAGGCACTCGTCCGTATTATCGGTCATCCGCCGATCAACCTGAAGTTCTTCTTCGAGGGAGAAGAGGAAATCGGCTCACCGAGCATGGCTGCGGCGATCCGGCAGTACCGCGAGCTGCTGGCTTGCGACGTGGTGATCTCGGCCGACGGAGGGATGTACGGGCACGACCAGCCCTCGCTCACGCTCTCCTCCAAGGGGATCTGCGCCTGCCAGGTCGACCTGCGGACCGCCGCGACCGACATGCACTCCGGTCAGTACGGCGCGGTGATCGCCAACGCGGTGCAGACGCTGGTGCAGCTGGCCGCGACGTTCCACACGCCGGACGGACGCGTGGCGGTCGCTGGCTTTTACGACAAGGTGCGGGAACTCTCGCCGGAGGAGCGGGCCGAGATCGCCGCCGTCCCGTTCGATCCGGAGGAGATCCTGGCCAACGTGGGGGCGAAGGCGTTCTGGGGCGAACCGGGGTATACGCCGCTCGAGCGCGCCTGGGCTCGTCCGACGCTCGACCTCAACGGCTTCTGGGGCGGCTTCCAGGGCGAAGGGATCAAGACGGTGACGCCCTGCGAGGCGCACCTCAAGATCACCTGCCGGCTGGTCCCCGACCAGGATCCCGACGAGATCCTCGACCTGATCGAACGGCACGTGCAGGCACACTGTCCGCCGTGGGCCGAGGTGCGGGTGACGCGCTTCCCCGGCTCGGCTCGCCCGTTCGCGATCCGGCGCGATCACCCGGCGCTGGCTGCTGCACGCGCGGTGCTGCGCGAGCTGTACGGCAAGGAGCCGCTGATGATCCGCGTCGGCGGGACGATTCCTGTCGCCGAGGTGTTCCAGCGCGAACTCGGGGCCGATATGCTCTTCTTCGCCTGGGGGATGCCGGACAACCGCGTGCACGCGCCGAACGAGTCGTATCGGATCGAGGACTTCCGGACGATGGCCCGCGCGTACGTGCGGCTCCTGCCGCGCCTGGCCGAGACGACCCGAGCGAAAGCGGCCCGGTAG
- a CDS encoding glycosyltransferase, with product MDDRIDLSVVIPARNEEAFIGRALRSVARQAWPLERLEALVVDNGSTDGTATIVEHLAPVLVPLRVVLVSEAKPGRSRAKNRGAAVATGDILLFLDADSVMAPTLAAEIIAHRHTGYPAGSVRVIAETTDFFDRWFFELMEIGKTSFRIRAQMLYCSREWFERSGGFDESLEIAEDREFLQRLQGRGVPVCHLTTSWIATSPRRLHRLPLRLGLVTTFLRWLLAELGIGRRWRY from the coding sequence GTGGACGACCGGATCGACCTTTCCGTGGTGATTCCGGCGCGGAACGAGGAAGCGTTCATCGGTCGCGCGCTCCGGTCGGTCGCCCGGCAAGCCTGGCCACTCGAGCGCCTCGAGGCGCTCGTGGTCGACAACGGCTCGACGGACGGCACGGCCACCATCGTCGAGCACCTCGCCCCGGTACTCGTCCCGCTCCGGGTCGTACTGGTCAGCGAGGCCAAGCCGGGGCGCAGCCGGGCGAAGAACCGGGGGGCTGCGGTCGCCACCGGTGACATCCTGCTCTTCCTCGATGCTGACTCGGTGATGGCACCGACACTGGCAGCGGAGATCATCGCGCACCGGCATACCGGCTATCCAGCGGGGAGCGTGCGGGTCATCGCCGAGACGACCGACTTTTTCGACCGCTGGTTCTTCGAGCTCATGGAGATCGGCAAGACCTCCTTCCGCATCCGGGCACAGATGCTGTACTGTAGCCGTGAATGGTTCGAACGCAGCGGAGGGTTCGACGAGTCGCTCGAGATCGCGGAAGATCGAGAGTTCCTCCAGCGACTCCAGGGAAGGGGCGTGCCGGTTTGCCACCTGACGACGAGCTGGATCGCGACGTCGCCGCGCCGCCTGCACCGCCTCCCGCTCCGGCTGGGGCTGGTCACGACGTTCCTCCGCTGGCTCCTCGCCGAACTCGGCATCGGTCGGCGCTGGCGCTATTGA
- a CDS encoding S1C family serine protease: MGRANSLLLVAVLFAGLLTLALAGLAVARWQAPVDVPALDTRVVLTVTPIPTVPPLTPVPTAPAPTPVASSPADPGDLATMVNRALHGVVQVRTADGLGTGFVWSRESDRTLVVTAAHVVAGWERVEVIAPDGTAHPATVRQRDERHDVALLEAPVLVGVQALPRGQSRRLPLGSALTALGYALGDQLLGEPTVTRGVLSGRRTFDGIEFLQTDAALNPGVSGGPLLDETGAVVGMAVRAIPWAGDIPAQGVNFAVAIEEIEQVISGS; encoded by the coding sequence ATGGGACGGGCCAACTCGCTGCTGCTCGTCGCAGTGTTGTTCGCTGGACTCCTGACGCTGGCGCTGGCTGGGCTGGCCGTCGCCCGCTGGCAGGCGCCGGTCGACGTCCCGGCGCTCGACACGCGGGTGGTGCTCACGGTCACGCCGATCCCGACTGTCCCGCCGCTCACCCCGGTGCCGACCGCACCCGCGCCGACACCGGTCGCGAGCAGCCCAGCTGACCCGGGCGACCTGGCGACGATGGTCAACCGCGCGCTCCACGGTGTCGTCCAGGTGCGGACTGCGGACGGGCTCGGCACCGGTTTCGTCTGGTCACGCGAGAGCGACCGGACGCTCGTCGTCACGGCTGCGCACGTGGTTGCCGGCTGGGAACGTGTCGAGGTGATCGCACCCGATGGGACGGCACACCCAGCGACCGTGCGCCAGCGTGACGAGCGCCACGACGTCGCGCTGCTCGAGGCGCCGGTGCTGGTCGGTGTCCAGGCCCTGCCGCGCGGCCAGTCGCGCCGGCTCCCGCTCGGGAGCGCCCTCACGGCGCTCGGCTACGCACTGGGCGACCAGCTGCTGGGCGAACCGACCGTCACGCGTGGCGTGCTCTCTGGACGGCGTACCTTCGATGGCATAGAGTTCCTGCAGACCGACGCAGCCCTGAATCCCGGTGTCAGTGGTGGCCCGCTGCTCGACGAGACGGGCGCGGTCGTCGGGATGGCGGTTAGGGCGATTCCCTGGGCTGGCGATATTCCCGCGCAGGGTGTCAACTTCGCGGTCGCGATCGAGGAGATCGAGCAGGTCATATCGGGCTCGTAG
- a CDS encoding DnaA N-terminal domain-containing protein gives MADPPAEANAQPERSGEDSRRRGWFWHWNTIITQFAPLIGLKGVGLLNSYTVWTDRRENSPYRGYAFPSQHAEAAFYGEDRGELITINKILVALDLIEIRKEMVTRTDEAGRRWRVPHNFYRVKDRPEGFVLTPEAVLRVIELAERDEAVYRYIRHIFSSRFAPIDRENVWHQILPVVRRHPLWQKLAARAAAEDARFSARTRAGHARRKAAAVDGSPADPTSVGGSDSGSVTDVGLSNDGSPTVVATSDSGFPLGDLTTVGPSNREEASSVAPFDTTYDQVVATTTTTADLTGEAPPADAAGPVLEPSPEVVACYEAANARPASPLERSLLAELEREFVLLAAARGERPAEVVVAAIREAVASGSRYVAPKRVREILARWSRHAVRSSSGPPRELNARAAPPLPPASADARVPLEGLLAPETLDRLVSLLEEAMAARLARAIPVEVESTGGPTASSLPQPPAGLAPLWSLAQEHLSERLPPAVFAECIRPARLLAVLSSGEVVLGVPNASVRRTLERRWLSQLEDVLATLLARPVQVRIVTFAEWGESHASPS, from the coding sequence ATGGCCGACCCACCGGCTGAAGCGAACGCCCAGCCGGAACGCAGCGGTGAGGACAGCCGTCGCCGCGGCTGGTTCTGGCACTGGAACACCATCATCACGCAGTTCGCCCCCTTGATCGGCCTCAAGGGGGTGGGGTTGCTCAACTCCTACACGGTCTGGACGGATCGCCGCGAAAACTCGCCCTACCGCGGCTATGCCTTCCCTTCCCAGCACGCCGAGGCAGCCTTCTACGGCGAGGACCGCGGTGAGCTCATCACGATCAACAAGATCCTCGTGGCGCTCGATCTCATCGAAATCCGCAAGGAGATGGTGACCCGTACCGACGAGGCCGGTCGGCGCTGGCGCGTCCCGCACAATTTCTACCGCGTCAAGGATCGGCCCGAAGGCTTCGTTCTCACCCCGGAGGCGGTGCTCCGCGTCATCGAGCTGGCCGAACGCGACGAGGCGGTGTACCGCTACATCCGCCACATCTTCTCGTCGCGCTTCGCACCGATCGACCGCGAGAACGTCTGGCACCAGATCCTGCCGGTCGTTCGCCGGCACCCCCTCTGGCAAAAGCTGGCCGCTCGAGCAGCTGCCGAGGACGCCCGTTTCTCGGCTCGCACCCGAGCCGGTCATGCTCGCCGCAAGGCCGCTGCAGTCGACGGCTCTCCCGCCGACCCGACCAGTGTTGGAGGGAGCGACAGTGGTTCGGTGACCGATGTCGGACTGAGCAACGATGGTTCCCCGACCGTCGTTGCAACGAGCGACAGTGGTTTCCCCCTCGGCGACCTGACCACAGTTGGCCCGTCCAACAGAGAGGAGGCAAGCAGTGTTGCTCCTTTCGACACGACGTATGACCAAGTTGTTGCAACGACTACGACGACTGCTGACCTCACCGGAGAAGCACCCCCGGCCGATGCCGCTGGTCCGGTGCTCGAACCGTCGCCGGAGGTGGTCGCCTGCTACGAAGCAGCGAATGCCCGACCGGCTTCGCCGCTCGAGCGCTCGTTGCTGGCCGAACTGGAACGCGAGTTCGTGCTCCTGGCTGCGGCACGCGGTGAGCGACCAGCCGAGGTGGTGGTCGCGGCGATCCGCGAGGCGGTCGCCAGCGGCTCGCGGTACGTCGCGCCGAAGCGGGTCCGCGAGATCCTCGCCCGCTGGTCGCGCCATGCCGTTCGGTCGAGCAGTGGACCGCCCCGCGAGCTGAACGCTCGTGCGGCACCGCCCCTCCCGCCGGCATCCGCCGATGCACGCGTACCGCTCGAGGGGCTGTTGGCGCCGGAGACGCTCGATCGGCTGGTCTCACTGCTCGAAGAAGCGATGGCTGCACGCCTCGCCCGGGCGATACCGGTCGAGGTCGAGTCTACCGGAGGGCCGACAGCATCGTCGCTTCCCCAACCACCGGCGGGGCTGGCGCCGCTCTGGTCGCTCGCGCAGGAGCACCTCAGCGAACGCTTGCCCCCAGCAGTCTTCGCGGAGTGCATCCGCCCGGCTCGTCTGCTCGCGGTCCTCTCCTCCGGGGAAGTCGTGCTCGGCGTCCCCAATGCCTCGGTGCGTCGCACGCTCGAGCGTCGCTGGCTCTCGCAGCTCGAGGATGTCCTCGCGACGCTACTCGCTCGCCCGGTGCAGGTACGGATCGTCACGTTCGCGGAGTGGGGTGAGAGTCATGCGTCACCGTCCTGA